From one Streptomyces sp. ICC1 genomic stretch:
- a CDS encoding ATP-binding protein: protein MTTMSAERTVLRPLSAVAEARQAARSFLETLGQPAIEPEHADTVILVVSELVTNALRHGGGAYVLRLAAHPDTVEVSVEDSSPRPPRMRTPDLVDGTGGFGWHMVNDLAHATIVTPTPEGGKIVRALLPRRTGG, encoded by the coding sequence ATGACCACGATGAGCGCCGAGCGCACAGTCCTTCGTCCACTGTCCGCCGTCGCCGAGGCGCGCCAGGCCGCCCGGTCCTTCCTCGAAACCCTCGGGCAGCCGGCCATCGAGCCGGAGCACGCCGATACCGTGATCCTGGTCGTCTCCGAGCTCGTGACCAACGCCCTGCGTCACGGCGGCGGCGCCTACGTGCTTCGCCTGGCCGCGCACCCCGACACCGTCGAGGTCTCCGTCGAGGACTCCAGCCCCCGACCGCCGCGCATGCGAACCCCCGACCTGGTCGACGGCACCGGCGGTTTCGGCTGGCACATGGTCAATGACCTCGCCCACGCCACCATCGTCACGCCCACGCCCGAAGGCGGGAAAATCGTACGGGCCCTCCTGCCCCGTCGGACCGGCGGATAG
- a CDS encoding LacI family DNA-binding transcriptional regulator has product MRRPTLEVVAARAGVSKSSVSRVVNGEATVAPEIRDVVMRAVRELGYVPNAAARNLVTRRTHAVAVVVSDPPQGVVSDDPLFSTVVRAVSRELEAAGKQVVLMLAESDASRARVERYVAGGHVDGVMLVALHGTDPLPAALARTGLPTASFNRTAARDVPYVELDNAAGATLAVRHLLERGRRRIAAITGPLDLFEARERLDGYRDALRDSGRRSIVALGEFTRASGAEAMRQLLEDDPALDAVFASNDLMAIGALRTLREAGRRVPEDVAVVGFDDIEAAAYTAPALTSVRSPMADQATATVRLLLGLIEGGPKDPVVMPNELVIRESS; this is encoded by the coding sequence ATGAGAAGACCAACGCTGGAAGTGGTCGCCGCGCGGGCGGGCGTGTCCAAATCGAGCGTCTCCCGCGTCGTCAACGGGGAGGCGACGGTCGCGCCCGAGATCCGGGACGTCGTCATGCGGGCCGTGCGCGAACTGGGCTACGTCCCCAACGCGGCCGCGCGCAACCTGGTCACCCGCCGCACCCACGCGGTGGCCGTGGTCGTCTCCGACCCGCCCCAGGGAGTGGTCTCCGACGATCCCCTGTTCTCCACCGTGGTCCGCGCCGTCAGCAGGGAGCTCGAAGCCGCCGGCAAACAGGTCGTGCTCATGCTCGCCGAATCCGACGCGAGCCGGGCCCGGGTGGAGCGGTACGTCGCCGGCGGCCACGTCGACGGGGTCATGCTCGTCGCCCTGCACGGCACCGACCCGCTCCCGGCCGCGCTGGCCCGCACCGGCCTGCCGACCGCCTCGTTCAACCGCACCGCCGCCCGGGACGTGCCGTACGTGGAACTGGACAACGCGGCCGGCGCGACGCTCGCCGTACGCCACCTCCTGGAGCGCGGGCGGCGCCGGATCGCCGCCATCACCGGGCCGCTCGACCTCTTCGAGGCCCGCGAGCGCCTCGACGGGTACCGCGACGCGCTGCGCGACTCCGGCCGCCGCTCCATCGTGGCGCTCGGCGAGTTCACCAGGGCCTCCGGCGCCGAGGCCATGCGCCAGCTGCTCGAAGACGATCCCGCGCTGGACGCGGTGTTCGCGTCCAACGACCTGATGGCCATCGGAGCCCTGCGCACCCTGCGCGAAGCGGGCCGCCGGGTCCCCGAGGACGTGGCCGTCGTCGGCTTCGACGACATAGAGGCCGCCGCTTACACCGCCCCGGCACTCACCTCCGTACGCAGCCCGATGGCCGACCAGGCCACGGCCACGGTCCGGCTGCTCCTGGGCCTGATCGAGGGCGGCCCCAAGGACCCGGTGGTGATGCCGAACGAACTGGTGATCCGCGAATCGTCCTAG
- a CDS encoding PaaX family transcriptional regulator C-terminal domain-containing protein encodes MSDSPLRPSSLISTVYGAFVRGSGGWISVADLITLMSELGVESQAVRSAISRLKKKGVLEPERRGATGYRLSPAVHPVFDAGDRRIFASLEPADLADGWAMAVFSVPESERSHRYQLRTRLTWLGFGNIAPGVWLAPGRLLEDARDMLVRLGLSEYVHLFAAADYAAFSDLPEAVSSWWDFPAIQAQYATFTGAYAPVAARLARQDGIDAAEAFRHYVPMLTEWRRLPYLDPGLPAELLPADWNAVGARQVFQQLHEVLAGPGLRHVRDVTGSAGTT; translated from the coding sequence ATGTCGGACAGCCCCCTCAGGCCCAGCTCGTTGATCAGTACGGTCTACGGGGCATTCGTGCGCGGGAGCGGCGGCTGGATCTCCGTCGCCGACCTGATCACGCTCATGTCGGAACTCGGCGTGGAGAGCCAGGCCGTGCGCTCCGCGATCTCCCGGCTCAAGAAGAAGGGCGTTCTCGAGCCGGAGCGCCGCGGTGCCACGGGCTACCGGCTGAGCCCGGCTGTCCACCCCGTCTTCGACGCCGGCGACCGGCGCATCTTCGCCAGCCTGGAGCCGGCGGACCTGGCGGACGGCTGGGCCATGGCGGTCTTCTCCGTACCGGAGTCCGAGCGCTCCCACCGCTACCAGCTGCGCACCCGGCTGACCTGGCTCGGCTTCGGCAACATCGCCCCCGGCGTGTGGCTGGCGCCGGGCCGGCTCCTGGAGGACGCGCGCGACATGCTGGTGCGGCTCGGGCTGAGCGAGTACGTCCACCTGTTCGCCGCCGCCGACTACGCGGCGTTCAGCGACCTGCCGGAGGCGGTGAGCTCCTGGTGGGACTTCCCCGCGATCCAGGCCCAGTACGCCACCTTCACCGGCGCGTACGCCCCGGTCGCCGCGCGGCTCGCCCGGCAGGACGGCATCGACGCCGCCGAGGCGTTCCGGCACTACGTGCCGATGCTCACCGAGTGGCGCCGACTGCCCTACCTCGACCCGGGCCTGCCCGCCGAGCTGCTCCCCGCGGACTGGAACGCGGTGGGCGCCCGGCAGGTCTTCCAGCAGCTCCACGAGGTGCTCGCGGGACCGGGCCTGCGGCACGTGCGCGACGTGACGGGTTCCGCCGGCACGACCTAG
- a CDS encoding Asp/Glu racemase, which produces METEVPAILRARMETAPDERFTFHSSRMRMTHVTPEQLRAMDADSDRCAAELSDARVDVLGYACLVAIMSMGLGYHRASEERLHARTVENGAPAPVVTSAGALVHGLHTMGARKVALLAPYMRPLTQTVVDYLTHEGIEVLDYRALEIPDNLEVAAHDPARLPGLARALDHSDADAVVLSACVQMPSLSAIEEAEQLLGKPVVSAAVCTAHQMLRALDLSAVSPGAGHLLSGAYAHSPLAPGAPGAAAAG; this is translated from the coding sequence ATGGAGACCGAGGTCCCCGCGATCCTGCGCGCCCGGATGGAGACCGCGCCGGACGAGCGCTTCACCTTCCACTCCAGCCGCATGCGCATGACCCACGTGACCCCGGAGCAGCTCAGGGCCATGGACGCCGACTCCGACCGCTGCGCCGCGGAACTCTCCGACGCGCGGGTCGACGTACTCGGCTACGCCTGCCTGGTGGCCATCATGAGCATGGGCCTGGGCTACCACCGCGCCTCCGAGGAGCGGCTGCACGCGCGGACCGTGGAGAACGGGGCCCCCGCCCCCGTGGTCACCAGCGCCGGAGCCCTGGTGCACGGGCTGCACACCATGGGCGCCAGGAAGGTGGCCCTGCTGGCCCCCTACATGCGCCCGCTCACGCAGACCGTCGTCGACTACCTCACCCACGAGGGGATCGAGGTCCTCGACTACCGGGCCCTGGAGATCCCCGACAACCTCGAGGTGGCCGCCCACGACCCGGCCAGGCTTCCGGGCCTGGCCCGCGCCCTGGACCACTCCGACGCGGACGCGGTCGTCCTGTCGGCCTGTGTGCAGATGCCCTCGCTCAGCGCCATCGAGGAGGCCGAGCAGCTGCTGGGCAAGCCGGTGGTCTCCGCGGCCGTCTGCACCGCCCACCAGATGCTGCGCGCCCTCGACCTGTCCGCCGTGTCTCCCGGGGCCGGACACCTCCTCTCCGGCGCGTACGCGCACTCGCCCCTGGCACCGGGGGCGCCGGGAGCGGCTGCCGCGGGGTGA
- a CDS encoding fumarylacetoacetate hydrolase family protein, translating to MRLVTYTPAGTTDNADRLGAQVDGLVYDLAVLARHAGVELPGDLLSFVRAGAAARESAARLLDGDPAGRPAEAVHRLEDVTLRAPLRPGKIIGVGLNYVEHVEESSRSLDTDKDLPPRPVLFSKPATAVTGPGAPILHNADLTTQLDWECELAVVIGKTAFRVTEEEAYGHIFGYSIVNDISARDQRRSGQWFFSKGQDSYAPFGPAVVTADEVPDPMDLDLELRVNGVTKQKSNTRHMLFPIARLIADISSGVTLEPGDVIATGSPSGVGAGMVPPEFLVPGDTVEATVEIIGTLANPVVDAR from the coding sequence ATGCGACTGGTGACGTACACGCCCGCCGGAACGACCGACAACGCCGACCGCCTGGGCGCCCAGGTGGACGGCCTGGTCTACGACCTCGCGGTCCTCGCCCGGCACGCGGGCGTCGAACTGCCCGGCGATCTGCTCTCCTTCGTCCGGGCCGGCGCCGCCGCCCGCGAGAGCGCCGCCCGCCTGCTGGACGGCGACCCGGCCGGTCGGCCCGCCGAGGCCGTCCACCGGCTCGAGGACGTCACCCTGCGCGCCCCGCTGCGCCCCGGAAAGATCATCGGGGTCGGCCTGAACTACGTGGAGCACGTCGAGGAGTCCAGCCGGAGCCTGGACACCGACAAGGACCTGCCCCCGCGTCCGGTGCTCTTCAGCAAGCCGGCCACCGCCGTCACCGGACCGGGCGCGCCGATCCTGCACAACGCCGACCTGACGACCCAGCTGGACTGGGAGTGCGAACTCGCCGTCGTCATCGGGAAGACGGCCTTCCGGGTGACCGAGGAGGAGGCGTACGGCCACATCTTCGGCTACAGCATCGTCAACGACATCAGCGCCCGCGACCAGCGCCGCTCGGGCCAGTGGTTCTTCTCCAAGGGGCAGGACTCCTACGCCCCCTTCGGCCCGGCCGTCGTCACCGCCGACGAGGTCCCGGACCCGATGGACCTGGACCTCGAACTGCGCGTGAACGGGGTCACCAAGCAGAAGTCGAACACCCGCCACATGCTGTTCCCCATCGCACGGCTCATCGCCGACATCAGCTCCGGCGTGACGCTGGAGCCCGGCGACGTCATCGCGACCGGCTCCCCCTCGGGCGTCGGCGCCGGCATGGTCCCGCCCGAGTTCCTCGTGCCCGGTGACACCGTCGAGGCCACCGTCGAGATCATCGGCACCCTCGCCAACCCCGTCGTCGACGCCCGCTGA
- a CDS encoding AraC family transcriptional regulator, giving the protein MGDRWRVTRPWPPVLRPVLYSYAGYWEATASPYRARLVPTGRAVVVISLGEPFARIRRLGDTGPGDRVTGSLVAGLEDGPRICDHPGGQEAIRLELTPLGAYRLFALPMRELTNRVVELGDVLGPGAGLLVEQLAAAGDWAARFDLLDAALSARLERGPRPAPEVGHAWRLLSRAGGAIPVGRIAAEVGWSQGHLVRRFTEQIGLTPKTSARVLRFRHAVGLLTRADPNLAEVTAACGFYDQAHLNREFRALAGTTPGRTAAARVAEGGPLAP; this is encoded by the coding sequence GTGGGCGACCGGTGGCGGGTGACCCGGCCGTGGCCGCCCGTGCTGCGGCCGGTCCTGTACAGCTACGCCGGCTACTGGGAGGCCACGGCCTCGCCCTACCGGGCGCGGCTCGTCCCCACGGGGCGGGCCGTCGTGGTGATCAGCCTGGGGGAGCCGTTCGCCCGCATCCGCCGGCTGGGCGACACCGGCCCGGGCGACCGGGTGACCGGCTCGCTGGTCGCGGGCCTGGAGGACGGGCCCCGGATCTGCGACCACCCCGGCGGCCAGGAGGCGATCCGGCTCGAGCTGACCCCGCTGGGCGCCTACCGGCTGTTCGCCCTGCCGATGCGCGAACTGACCAACCGGGTGGTCGAGCTCGGAGACGTCCTGGGACCCGGTGCCGGACTGCTGGTCGAGCAGTTGGCGGCCGCCGGCGACTGGGCGGCCCGCTTCGACCTGCTGGACGCCGCGCTGTCGGCCAGGCTCGAACGCGGCCCGCGGCCCGCACCCGAGGTGGGCCACGCCTGGCGGCTGCTGTCCCGCGCGGGCGGAGCGATCCCCGTCGGCCGGATCGCCGCCGAAGTGGGCTGGAGCCAGGGCCACTTGGTCCGCCGGTTCACCGAACAGATCGGGTTGACGCCCAAGACCTCCGCCCGCGTGCTGCGCTTCCGCCACGCCGTGGGACTGCTCACCCGCGCCGACCCGAACCTCGCCGAAGTGACCGCCGCCTGCGGCTTCTACGACCAGGCCCACCTCAACCGCGAGTTCCGCGCCCTGGCCGGGACCACACCCGGCCGGACGGCCGCGGCCCGTGTCGCGGAGGGGGGCCCCCTCGCACCGTGA
- a CDS encoding glutamate--cysteine ligase: protein MSPTALPRSAGREGAAPAHDLPPEAAPGRVAALTMGVEEEFLLVDRRSRAPVGRAPRVIEAAARTLGPLVQQEFFTAQVEVCTSPTANPAELRAELARLRAELILAAAAEDCLLLASGTPVVPPEHPLTVTRDERYRRMASHFASAIGNFDQAVCGCHIHIGVSGRAQALDLANRMRPWLPSLQALAANSPFDRGKDSGHDSWRAVEYARWPTVGPAPVLDEAAYERCADELVRSGTVLDRRMIYWYARPSEHVPTLEVRVADVNAGLDTVVLLALLVRGLAATLGTEAADGGPAPAPGSALLREAHRRAAVHGLDGEGLDPLSGISLPAWTLVARLRERAAPGLASSGDLELVDTLLDRVRAEGNGATRQRAVYRRHGRLSEVVDHLAETVARA, encoded by the coding sequence ATGTCACCGACCGCACTGCCGCGTTCCGCCGGGCGGGAAGGCGCCGCCCCGGCACACGACCTGCCGCCCGAGGCCGCCCCCGGCCGGGTCGCGGCGCTGACGATGGGCGTCGAGGAGGAATTCCTGCTCGTCGACCGCCGCAGCCGGGCACCGGTGGGGCGCGCGCCGCGCGTCATCGAGGCCGCGGCGCGGACGCTCGGCCCCCTGGTGCAGCAGGAGTTCTTCACCGCCCAGGTGGAGGTGTGCACCAGCCCGACGGCGAACCCGGCCGAGCTCAGGGCGGAGCTGGCCCGGCTGCGGGCCGAGCTGATCCTGGCCGCGGCCGCCGAGGACTGCCTGCTGCTGGCCTCCGGTACGCCCGTCGTACCGCCGGAGCATCCCCTGACGGTCACCCGCGACGAGCGCTACCGGAGGATGGCCTCGCATTTCGCATCGGCCATCGGGAACTTCGACCAGGCGGTGTGCGGTTGCCACATCCACATCGGGGTGAGCGGCCGGGCGCAGGCCCTCGACCTCGCGAACCGGATGCGCCCGTGGCTGCCCTCGCTCCAGGCCCTCGCCGCCAACTCCCCCTTCGACCGCGGCAAGGACTCGGGCCACGACAGCTGGCGCGCCGTCGAGTACGCCCGCTGGCCCACCGTGGGGCCCGCCCCGGTCCTGGACGAGGCGGCGTACGAACGCTGCGCCGACGAGCTCGTGCGCAGCGGGACGGTGCTCGACCGGCGGATGATCTACTGGTACGCCCGCCCGTCCGAGCACGTGCCGACCCTGGAGGTCCGCGTCGCCGACGTGAACGCCGGGCTCGACACCGTCGTGCTCCTGGCCTTGCTCGTACGGGGACTCGCCGCCACCTTGGGCACGGAGGCGGCCGACGGCGGCCCGGCCCCGGCGCCCGGGTCTGCACTGCTGCGCGAGGCGCACCGGCGCGCGGCCGTGCACGGCTTGGACGGCGAGGGCCTCGACCCGCTCAGCGGCATCTCCCTGCCGGCCTGGACCCTGGTGGCCCGGCTGCGGGAGCGGGCGGCCCCGGGGCTCGCCTCCTCCGGGGACCTGGAGCTCGTCGACACCCTCCTCGACCGGGTCCGGGCCGAGGGCAACGGGGCGACCCGGCAACGGGCCGTGTACCGGCGTCACGGACGGCTGAGCGAGGTGGTGGACCACCTCGCGGAGACCGTGGCCAGGGCCTGA
- a CDS encoding class II glutamine amidotransferase yields the protein MCRWLAYSGSPMLLDAVLYRPEHSLINQSLHARMGVETTNGDGFGLGWYSGNGDGTPAVFRDIAPAWNNRNLRELAAHVRSPLFFAHVRASTGSAVQQTNCHPFRHGRWLWMHNGAIADFHRLQRDLCLAVDPALFPAIEGSTDSEVMFYLAVTYGLDQDVPGAVARMAGLVERLGKEHGVAQPLQMTVAVSDGERLWAFRYSSGGASRSLFYSSRAETVRRLHPEVEYLKEISDESRLVVSEPLGDLPGVWNELPEASYTVIPSAPDREWLPFVPEPC from the coding sequence ATGTGCCGCTGGCTCGCCTACTCGGGTTCGCCCATGCTGCTCGACGCCGTGCTCTACCGTCCGGAGCACTCGCTGATCAACCAGAGCCTCCATGCCCGGATGGGCGTCGAGACGACGAACGGCGACGGCTTCGGCCTCGGCTGGTACAGCGGGAACGGTGACGGCACGCCGGCGGTCTTCCGGGACATCGCTCCGGCCTGGAACAACCGCAACCTGCGCGAACTCGCGGCGCACGTCCGCTCGCCCCTGTTCTTCGCGCACGTGCGCGCCTCCACGGGCTCGGCCGTCCAGCAGACCAACTGTCACCCGTTCCGTCACGGCCGGTGGCTGTGGATGCACAACGGGGCCATCGCGGACTTCCACCGGCTGCAGCGGGACCTCTGCCTGGCCGTGGACCCGGCGCTCTTCCCGGCCATCGAGGGGTCCACCGACTCCGAGGTGATGTTCTACCTCGCGGTCACCTACGGGCTCGACCAGGACGTCCCGGGGGCGGTGGCCAGGATGGCGGGGCTCGTGGAGCGCCTCGGCAAGGAGCACGGCGTCGCGCAGCCGCTGCAGATGACGGTCGCGGTCAGCGACGGGGAGCGGCTCTGGGCCTTCCGGTATTCCAGCGGGGGCGCGTCCCGGTCGCTGTTCTACAGCAGCCGTGCCGAGACCGTGCGCCGCCTCCACCCGGAGGTGGAGTACCTCAAGGAGATCTCCGACGAGTCCCGCCTCGTGGTGTCCGAGCCGCTGGGGGACCTGCCGGGCGTGTGGAACGAGCTGCCCGAGGCGAGCTACACGGTGATCCCCTCCGCGCCGGACCGGGAGTGGCTCCCTTTCGTCCCGGAACCGTGCTGA
- a CDS encoding ANTAR domain-containing protein — protein MKGDAAPMGEGAAPEVLALARVVARLRSEVADLEGGAATTAVVERATGAVMAQERLSADAACEMLLGRARERGRTLLEECWITLGQLRLRPPPTTAGLPWGSTGGRTRPWTSGWIGSSTGSGC, from the coding sequence GTGAAGGGCGATGCCGCGCCGATGGGTGAGGGCGCCGCACCCGAGGTGCTGGCGCTCGCCAGGGTGGTGGCCAGACTCCGGTCGGAAGTGGCCGACCTGGAAGGCGGCGCCGCGACCACGGCCGTGGTGGAGCGCGCCACGGGTGCGGTGATGGCCCAGGAGCGGCTCTCCGCCGACGCGGCGTGCGAGATGCTCCTCGGCCGGGCCCGCGAGCGCGGCCGCACCCTCCTCGAGGAGTGCTGGATCACGCTCGGGCAGCTCCGCCTGCGCCCGCCGCCCACCACCGCCGGGCTTCCGTGGGGGAGCACGGGGGGCAGGACCAGGCCCTGGACTTCGGGCTGGATCGGATCCTCGACGGGCTCGGGCTGCTGA
- a CDS encoding ScbR family autoregulator-binding transcription factor, translating to MRQERAVRTRRAILEAAAVVFAERGYEAATIAEILAHAGVTKGALYFHFTSKLELAQGVLDMQYDTFLVPPRESKLQEVVDVAMVSAYRIRHEPMISAGARLSLGPETFEIRGGAVPGWIEVLRRLLIAAKNQGELLPHVDPAETAWILSACWTGVQLYSQTFSDRGDIERRVAALYQHALPGIATPAMLSRLDMAEDRGRRVLEEVAAGARAAAGAGYDDHTIWGARA from the coding sequence GTGCGGCAGGAACGTGCGGTCCGTACGCGGCGGGCAATCTTGGAAGCCGCGGCGGTGGTCTTCGCCGAGCGCGGCTACGAGGCCGCCACCATCGCGGAGATACTCGCGCACGCGGGGGTGACCAAGGGCGCTCTGTACTTCCACTTCACCTCGAAGCTGGAGCTGGCCCAAGGCGTGCTCGACATGCAGTACGACACGTTCCTCGTGCCACCCCGCGAGAGCAAACTTCAGGAAGTCGTCGACGTCGCGATGGTGTCGGCGTACCGGATAAGACACGAACCGATGATCAGCGCCGGTGCCAGACTCTCCCTCGGACCCGAGACGTTCGAGATCCGCGGCGGCGCGGTCCCGGGGTGGATCGAGGTCCTGCGCAGACTGCTGATCGCGGCGAAGAACCAGGGCGAACTGCTGCCGCACGTGGATCCCGCCGAGACGGCCTGGATCCTGTCCGCGTGTTGGACCGGGGTACAGCTCTACTCGCAGACCTTCAGCGACCGCGGCGACATCGAGCGCCGGGTGGCCGCGCTCTACCAGCACGCCCTGCCGGGGATCGCGACTCCGGCGATGCTCAGCCGGCTCGACATGGCCGAGGACCGCGGCCGGCGGGTGCTCGAGGAGGTGGCCGCCGGGGCGCGGGCCGCCGCGGGGGCGGGATATGACGACCACACGATTTGGGGGGCGAGGGCATGA